CAACATCCTATCATCATTTCCATCCCTAAAAATGTAATTTCACAACATCAAAAGTGTGCCGTTTAATCACTGAACTATCTGAGGAAGATGAAAGGGGTTAAACACACATTGAATGTAGTGAGGTCGCCTTTCAatataataatgacataataTCAAGAGTATATCAACGACATAAGTTGTTGACAAATAAATGTACTCTCGAAAGGTACATACTGAGAAAGTAACAACTCATGAGATTCCCAAATCACTGAACACAGATTAGCCTCAAATTGTATTAAATATTTAATTACGCTTAGTATTTATTTTATTCAATAGGGGGAAGATTAACGAGAGAAATTTGCAAACAACACCCCCTCAATGTTGCCACACCTTTAGCTTGATCCCCCTAAGGgaacacacgcacgcacacacaacacacacacgcacgcacacaaacaacacacacaacactcgTGTGTGTAGATGCACCTGGCTATAGACACACACGAGGTCAGTGTGTAGATGCACCTGGCTATAAGTATAGAGTGACCAACAAGGCTATTCAAGACAACCTATTCAGGTAAATCCAGCTCTCCCATGAAGAAATCACACGGTAATGTGCAatatactataaattatgagtCATGCACCTGTGGCCTGTGGGACTTTGCAAGCATACGTAACTTTCATTGAACGGACTGGATATAGTGTACATTAAACAACCTTTGCAATGAACTATGCACATCACAGCAAATGAAGTTCAACCATAATGAACAATTGGAAATCAATAAAATACCCATTGTTCTTTGAGCTTCGATCATAATATTCAATTAGTTGACAGAGCCTACACAAAACAGCATTTTAGTGGTGAAAGGACTACATGATTATCAAGTACAGTGTAATTGGGTTAATTGGAGGTGAACCACAAATAGGTATAATAATTGAATCACTATACAGCTAGAGTGTTTAGAGTGGGCACTGTCTAATTGTTTATTTCCTTTACCCCTCTACACTCTTGACAATGCTGTGGTTAAGGAAGATGGGACACTTTTATAGTGTCAGAATTGATAGAAGTTGCTTACATTTAGCAGCCCCTCCCATTTCTAAGGTGGGTGCAGGATCAAAGGCTTCTAGAGTTACACAACTAAGGACGGAGGAACGCATCACAAAGCATTCTATTCATTGCAAGGGGGCGTGATTGAAAAAAAAGAAACAGATAAGGGATAAAATGAATTTTATCACTCACATGCAGGAAGGATTCACACATGCCGTGAAGTAATGACTCATTTTACTGTGACTGTTCACTgctgttataaattgctgattgtactacacacacaatgcagtGTACTTGTACCGGTACTCTCTTGTCAGAACATTATCAGCATCACAGATCTTGCTGTCATGACTCGCAACAACAAACAGACCACATGACCACTATCACTAACACAGTGCAGTGTGGAATTTAATATACAGTGGAAGGGTAAAAGGTGCATGTAGACTAAGATGTAATCTTCCTGGATAGATGCACCTCACCCTGGCAGAGAGCGAGGTGTGGAGAGAACAAAGGGATGTGTACAAAGGCACTAATAGAAATGGTGCAAATAGCACTACAAGACACAACAACGTGATTCAATCTGCCCTCCTGCACTCACTGAGTGCATACGAAACAAAATAGAATAGGAGATGTTATGGTCATTTTGACTAACTAGTACTGTAACAGTTCATCTTAGGTAGTAGGCAGCTTCTATTCATCTGATAATAGCCTTGCCAACTAACAACTATACCTATACAATCATATTAAAGAGAGTGTGCAAATTGGACCTGAACTCATCAAAAACAATTAAAACCGTTTGAATAACTATCACTAGCTGGAGTCTGCTGTATCTACAGAGTGTAACGTGATCCTGGCTGAGATCAAAGCAGTTGCAGAGCTACCGCCATCAACCACAGCAAGCTAGTGCCTACCATAGAAGTTCCTCTTCATGTGATTCTAACATACATACAGGGCCACCAAGCCATGTGCACTCTTACAGACATAAGCTCGCTATGTATTGCCACAGATATGATATTGTACAGTCAAGTAGCAACAAGTCGGTCACGCTGCTGCAAATATGCAAATTAGGAGAGAATCTGACACCTGAGCTGTTTAGCGCTTCCAAATAACAACTGCAGATCCATAAACCAATCTTATACTTTAGTACCAAAgctccatgcacacacagtttaccatacgtacgtaccttgTAAAGATCTTCCAgctagtagcagcagtaggaaGCTGAGAGCTGCGAGCATGCGAGGTCTTGAGCTCAAGGAGCGCCAGCATGGCCCGGAGATTGATGATCGTCCCTCCATCGAGTTGCTGTGTCTTTACTGACTTGTCTGAGTTTGTAACTagtataaaagctaagaaaTTGTCCAATCTAGTGTGCCAAACGTGTCTTTATGCACCTCCTTTGTACAccacagccccacccccaattCTTAAATACACACGAGGGCGGTTATTAACTGAAGCAATAGCAACACATATTCGCCGCAGGTGTAAATGGAGGTTCCAATGATTCATGTACTGCACTTCTTTGTAAATGTTTGCACATAagagcaaaattaaaaactaATGACTGTGTTAAATCACTTGTCTTTAATAACGTATCCTCTTGCATCAAGCCTCACATTATTTTTCACCATCCATTCTCTTACTTCACTCGGAGTCATCGATCCGCGCCATCCGTGGTTTCTTGGGATGGGCTGATTGTCTTTGAAGGGAGGTGATTTCGTAGGTCGCTTTCTTCCGCAGAAATACTCGGCCATCTCTTCGTAATAGACACAACCTTCAGAGCCGCACGTGTGGCAGTGAAACCAGGCATCTCCATCATGGTGACCATCCGTAAACATTTGCATATCAATTCCATGGCAACCAGGGCATACTCTTTTAGACATTTCTGATAATTCTTCAGTTCTATAACTTTAATTCATTTGTTCAAATAACAATGGCTACGCTGACTCGAACTCGACTCTCATCTCCGAGTTTTAATTAATATTTCCTTCATCATTATTTGTTTTCTTGGTCAGCTAAATCACCACCCAACAATCACTTTACAGTTTGTCTTTTATAGACGCAATAGTTTCATAGTCCCAAAAAATGTCTCCTGCAGCTCAGCAGATGGATGGCTTCTTTGCAACTGGTTTTTGGGGGTGGATCTGATAATGTGGTGCACACCATTTGTGAAGTCAGACCACATGGCTGTTTGAAGAGGTGGATTTCTTTGAATTTGAAGCAGAACTGGAGCTAAGGATGTGAAGAATGGCTGCTAATATTGATGGATTCGGTGCGGTGACTTGGTGGGGGTTCTCCCCAGCACTTGACCTGGGTGATCTGAAACAAAAAGGTATTAAAAAtacacacatacgtacgtaccGTACAAGCTCTCAATCAGTTTGCTAGCCATTCCTAGATCCTGGCTAGATCCAgctattataaattatataatactAATACAGATTCTTCATTCTCCTTTATAGGTATAGCCAAACAGGGCCCTGCTACAGATCCTCCCACAGTCCAATCAGGTAAATCGTAGAGTAGATCTAGTTGGCCGTTTGATTCAGGGTAAAATTCTCGATCACGGCAGATGTGGTCAACGTCCTCTTGGTTGGAGCTGCTGATTTGCGGCATGTGTTTAAAACACTTGTACACTCTCATAAGTACACCAACAAACCAGTACATGTAAGCAAAGAGTAATTCGTAAATTTGTAGCCTTTCAGTAATTTCCATCCTCCAGTTTTATGTAGCCGAGGGTTGTCTGGAGGTGTATGCTCGCCATCTgcttttcttgtctctactGTTTGAGCCTTCGGAGAAAATGGGACTTCAAGGTATAGAGCTGTGTGTGTTCACACCTGCCGTCACAGTGTAAGATATACCAATTTATACCAATTAAGAGGAGAGCAATATTATGCATTAGCAAGTTGTAAGATATTTACTCTCTAGCTAttcagggctgcattgagggggggtgacccccctaggatctggcagattcattaATAGGTATTTGTACTGCTGATTactttgcccccccccctacatttttcatttgcccaattcgccccccctgatccaaaatcctggatgcagccctgctATTGAAAGCTGGATGCATTAATTGTAGCCTGGGACTTCCACCATTCTATTGAGATAAACTGTTGAGTTGAGTTTCGCCCTTTTACAGAGAGGGTTGAGTTGTTTCTAGAGCTCTATGGCAACACTCTGGTGAGACCAGCCACTGCTGATTACCTCAGGGAGAAGGCGTCTCAACTCATCAAGTGAGTGAGATCATTCCACAGTGTTATTGATTAACGTCCATTGATAGGATGGTGACTGATGAGGAATATTTGAAGCAGTGTGTGCCGATCCTAGACATCAGTCTATTAAAGGTCAGTCACCTACCACTCTCTCTCGATCTGTTTGTCAATGCTGGCAAAACTTTCTACCTTGCCCAAGGGTGCATGTGACCATAGTGACGTACCACAGTATTTTTATATTTGTATGCTTTAACACTCAGTACAAAGAGAGGGACTTTCTAGAGAGCATCTTCAAGTTCTGGAGAAACAGAGATGAGAAGTACTTTGATGTGGCCAAGCTATGGTGAGTCAATATTATTTTTAATTGTCTGTATTATATTAAGTGTCGCAAGCAGTACATTTACTGTAACACAATAGTTTTTCTGGTTGACAGAAATAGCTATTATTACTTATACTTACTATGTCAGTGATGCCTCTTGTTGTGTGCGTAGGGAGCATCGCCTGAGGCAGTACCTGGGTCAACGGTACGACTCCAGGAGTGGGGCGTTCGATTGGGACTACAACATGCACCTCTCCGACATGGTATTagctgtacatacaatgtaatAAGAAAACGGGTCGTTAATGTAAAATTCCATAATTTGGCCAATTAAAGCCTGGCATTCAAAATGTCTTGACGTTTATACAACACTGTAACAGCTGCAGCAAAAAATTACAAgtagtagtataattatatgcatacgTGTTTGAGCCTTCTACTGTATTGTTCCCCAGGCTCCAGTAGTCGGTTCCCGTGAGTACCAGGGGTGGCGAGAGGGGGGTGTGGCATTCAGACTGAGGGGCGACGCCCCCTACACCTCGTCCAACATGACTCTCGCCTCTGGACTATTACTCAAAGAGGTAGATACATTTGTAGGCGTAAAGTAATTCATTTTGTGTATCCCTAGGTTAGCGCCTTCTGAAATTAATTTTCCTCTGTAGCTAAATAGCTGTATCGATGGTAAGCTCGATCTTTTTAAGGCCCCatattaaaataattacgcTGGTAAAGGTGGCTCTATTAGGAGGTTAGTTTCGAGGCTGGATGGCGCGTCTTTAGAGGGGCGCCTTCTAATTAGAGGTAAAAACAGCTTTGTAAATGAACCATGTGCATGTGGCACCTGCAGCAGTTTTTCTTGGTATTCCAACAGGCCTGTGCGTAGGTTGAACACGGTAAAGATGTACTGTGGTTAGTTTTGGCTTGGGGGCTGCCCAGATGTGGAAGGAATCTGTTTGCTCATTTTACTTCTATTTACCAATAACGCGCTGTCTAAAAATAATTACTCACACGTGTGGAGCTCCATTTGGAGTTTCAAAAATTACTTTAGAGGTTTCATGGCGCATCTTAATTAGAGGGGCGCCTTAAAAAGAGCTTATACGGTATGTTGAAATTGATGTTCAATTATTTctgatgcacacacacacacacacacacacacacacacacacacacacacacacacacacacacacacacacacacacacacacttgcattCACAGGGCGCTGACAAGGTGGCAAGACGTGGGTACTGGGGGGACATAGTGTCCAGTCCCTACCTCTCATTTGGGGTGGAGTCTCACAACGAGGAACTGTTCACCAGACACAACGGAAGACATATCAAGGTAGGTGTTTTTGGAAACTCTAGCTTGTATAAAAAGTATGGTAAGCTGATCACctttgatctacatgtataattatacaccccACTTACAGTGGTCACCTAtcagcaggtcaccctctatacatgtataactataacaCAATCAGGTTAATAggtccatagcatgtgtttcatTCAACCTGTGTTTAGCAGGCAACTTGTTGTCAATTCTAGGAGTTGAATGTTTCTGTATTGTATAAGGTTATCCTAGAATCAATCCTTTCACGGTTTTTGAATACATCACTCGAACTTTCCATTGCTTTGTATACATTGTGTCCAAGTGTAGCAGCAAAGAAATGCGAATTGAATTGATACACTAAATCCACTAAATCAGTACATCTCCCTACTCCCTCGCTCAGACGAGTAGTGACGTCTCAGAGTACAATCTCCTGTCTTTGTTCCACCGGCTGATAACTGGGGAGGAGTATGCCCCGCCCACAACCACTGCCGAGCAAGAAACAAGTCAAATGGGGGTCATTGAGGAAATCGATGAGGAACAGGAGGCAGTAATCAACGACAAGACACCTGGCAGCGAGCATAGTCTAAGAGGACCTCTGTTCAACGGTAAGAATTTAACTACAACATAGCTACTTACCGTATATTTGGTTTTGAATTGCATgtttttcgaggcactaaattttcagTTTTCGCGTATTGGCCTCAAACCTTGAAAATTAAGAATTATTGTTTACTTCCGGTATCGAGAGACCgtagggtgtggtcatttgaacctctatcctcgaaaataaaatccacgaaatgtttagttgcatgcatgagcaATCTGTGAAAATGTATACAtgaagtgcctcgaaaataacccgctatatagTTATGTGAATGACTTGCATAAGATGCATGAGCATGCCCAATCGCATGCCAATTGCAATAGCAATTAAGAACACTATAATTAGTGTCATTCgttttatatatagctatagatttGAGTATAgacaccgtatagcgggttattttcgtatggtgaaAATTTCTCTTATTTtccgtattgtagagcatcatccgAAAATGATAAGtgcgaaattattctaccgcaatggTTCTACGTATGTCACTATCCtgaactgcatgtataaataatattatttagaATCCCAAATATAACCTTAACAATGCgaacattaatttgtacaaacaaaaattacccgggTACCGTGAATTTTGTGGGTGAAAAATTTTTgcatgagccaaatcagcagagaaattgaccctttgcgatctaactattgcgctCTGGCAATTAAGGATCGTGTActattttattgttgcgaattgatcaaccaaccatcgcaaagttcgcaaattaatgtttgatgctcgcgaAACAGTCTAGTAATACGTTATACTCTTGgcggtatacagtacacaattAGGAGTTGAATGTTTTTGAGTTCCCTCATAGTTGGTGGTTGATGTTTTGCACATGCACTTAATTCACTTTCACTTTGTCTACTTTTCTCTCTGTGTTCCCAGGGTCGTGTTCTGTGACTCTGCTGCCCCTTAATTCTCCCTCGGAAATTGGGAGAAAAGAAAAATTCAAACAACTCTTTGATGTTGTCTACCTCTCTAACAGGTACATCATAATGACTTAAGTTagcaactagagcactgaaccCTAGCTCGGCTGTTGACGTGAATTAATCGAAAACAGaagagtgttatacaataaatgcagtagtatgcatgcattttaGTGGTGCATGGGACTTGCACTGTGGACTTGGAGcacagcaaagtcagcaaagaagcctggattGAGTCTTAGAAATTATTATggctcctggtataagcaaagaagcaacaaccacTACAATCAGGATTCCTACTTTGGATGAAACCAtacattatatatacgtatacacacAACTGTCTGAACAGGTTCATCTTATGACATGCTAATCAATAGTTATGCTCTCTCATCACAGTATGGTACACCACCTCGCCAGTGGCATACACACTACCTTCTCACCTGGCTGTACACTCGTCATGGAAACAGCAAAGTacgtgtatacatgcagtagtgcatataattatagttgtattATTATGAGTATTTCAGTGtctgataattatttgcatgccCTATTACGTAAgtcaattaattaattttacattgtacaatgtatattgtACACATCGATTACGATTATAGACAATGGGGATTATCAGGATATTTCCATGAGGCAAATTTTGGCCCAAATTTTAGGGAGCTATATGTTATATACCACATTTATACCACGTTTGAATTCTATGGTGGCATCGATCCAAAAGCCCTAAACCCTGACATGACTTGTAATTAATGACTCTAATGTGTTCCGGCCCTCCGGGGGTGATCataaaaaatgtatgtaacgtcaattaaattaaatgAGGTGTTTCTGGAATTTTACCAaacatattaattatatagacaacCATCTCTTTACTACCAAGCAATGTGTTGGTCATACAGTATACCATGTCTTTGCCCCAGGTTTATGCTGGACTTGAAGAAAGACAAGAGAGTGGAGTATGTACAGAAGATCACCAGTATGGCCACGTCAGTTGGCTTTAAGGTATAacttatacgtatatatacacatgaataaatgtgtgtatagctaTGGATATCACATCCATTGTCGATCTGTCTGCGTTGAATAGGTttgagctatataattattcgaaTTCCTTGcctattacatgcatgtactgtaatctctataatttttttattattataattatatagcttataTCACATAATGTTAAGGTATAACGGTCACATAAcgtcgaggcataattaaatgTTGGTAAggttgttgtacatgtataattttaatgaatt
This is a stretch of genomic DNA from Halichondria panicea chromosome 1, odHalPani1.1, whole genome shotgun sequence. It encodes these proteins:
- the LOC135351786 gene encoding dynein axonemal assembly factor 3-like — encoded protein: MAANIDGFGAVTWWGFSPALDLGDLKQKGIAKQGPATDPPTVQSDVVNVLLVGAADLRHVFKTLVHSHKYTNKPVHFYVAEGCLEVYARHLLFLSLLFEPSEKMGLQERVELFLELYGNTLVRPATADYLREKASQLIKMVTDEEYLKQCVPILDISLLKYKERDFLESIFKFWRNRDEKYFDVAKLWEHRLRQYLGQRYDSRSGAFDWDYNMHLSDMAPVVGSREYQGWREGGVAFRLRGDAPYTSSNMTLASGLLLKEGADKVARRGYWGDIVSSPYLSFGVESHNEELFTRHNGRHIKTSSDVSEYNLLSLFHRLITGEEYAPPTTTAEQETSQMGVIEEIDEEQEAVINDKTPGSEHSLRGPLFNGSCSVTLLPLNSPSEIGRKEKFKQLFDVVYLSNSMVHHLASGIHTTFSPGCTLVMETAKFMLDLKKDKRVEYVQKITSMATSVGFKIPVLPSEDNPSHLAFIRDT